ATGAGCTTGATTATGCAGCCTGCTCGTAATATGAGGAGGAGATGCCATCTGTGCTCGCTCAGTGCACCAGACAGTAAGATGACTGGGTGTCCTGACCTTCCCCAGCTCTGTGCCACCTGTTGCTATCAAAAGCATCTCTGCTGCACTGGACTCCCAAACAGCCTCTGGTGGTGCATGATAAATATGGTGATTATAGCAGTGGGCTCACTGCGCCACAAGGGGACAAttaatgaaaagaagaaaaggcacAGAAGCAGTGATGCAATTTCTGGTCATTGGTCCTAGATCAGATAAGACCAGCACAGCACATACCATTTACACTGTGTTGTGTCCGACAGCTTTGTTGTCGTTCCTAAACCAACCATTTTATAAGCATAGCCTGTGAAGATTTTAAAACTATATaaatgcatatatgtgtgtgtgtatatgtcaTTAAGTATGTGCCTCTCGATCTGTACCCTGCTCgcatggatgtgtgtttgtgtgagcatgtgtaATGTGTACATCTCACCCCACTTGGCAGGACTCTCGCCGAGGCAAGTGAGCCAGCATGATCATTGATCATCTGTCACTTGGCAGATAAGGGCCTGAATGAGAACTTGCAAATGGGCCAAAGAGAAGGCACAGGAAATCAAATGCCATCCAAAACCATTGGGTGTGCAGAGTCCACAGGATGCTGCTAGACTGGAGGATAGATTGAAGCACAGAGGAcagattatattaaaaaaaaaaaaatagctggaGGGCTTTGTGATTCCAGTGTGTGTTATTAAACAACGTCTCGGGCTGTGTGATCTTTGGCAGTGGTGTGGTAGCAGAGGAAGTGCAGCCGCAGGGGGGATGCTGGAGTTTTGTCTGgcgtgagacagacagacacagaggccAACTAGCGGGCCTGGTAGGCAGAGCTTCAGGGGGGGTTGGAGCACACAGAGGTCATCTTTAATTTCACTGTGTGGCAGGAAACAAACTGTTGGTTGGAAGAGACATATGTCAAGGGTCAACAGTGGCTTTGTTAGGGAGGGACTGATCTCTCAAATGCCACTGTTTTCAGGCTCATAGAGACTGAGTGGAGGCCAGTGGATAAGCAaggtagcaaaaaaacaaaacactgttggatagtagaaatacactggaTAGTAGAAATATCCTGGTGAGGCACAAGGTGAATTTGAGATTAGGGATCACTTTTGCACCCTTTTATTGaatccttcttcctctctttctctcgcccTGCCGCAAAGTGTAAAAAAACCTCGAAAGCATTTTGGGTTTGCAGAGATTACAGATGCTTCACCAGGGAGTCTGACATGTTGCCTCCTCCCTGCTGCTTCAAAGATCTGATCTTAATCCCCCATGAGCTTAATTCAGTCTTAGCAGGTTTCCGTTTCATCTTCTCAACCCACCGTGCTCTTAAAGTATGTAACAGACAGACCTGTTTTACAGCTCCAAGTAACTGCAGTGTTAGAAAATCATGGCTCATTCGTTATTTCATTGATCATATCTAAGTCTTTCCCGTTAGGCACAGAATATACCCTTAAGAAGTGTCTTTTCACCTTCATGTGTTTTGCagtttcactcactcacactcctTCTTGCACTCCAGGTGTGATCTTGGGAGCTGTATCAGGGATGTTGCTTCGTGTCGCCTCCCCGATCCACCCAGACATCGTCATGGTGATCGCCTTTCCTGGAGATATCCTTATGAGGATGCTGAAGATGTTGATCCTGCCACTCATCATCTCCAGTTTAATCACAGGTGCAGTATGGTCTGTTCAGATCAATTATGGTGAATGTTATATGAGTCACCTACCACGTGTCCTCGCGGTACAGTATACATCGGCATGACAACCAGAATGGCAGAGCATTGTTCTGCTGATTGAATTGTGAACAAAGACAGTTCAGTTGCCCTGTATTTAGCACAAATGAAACATACCTGAACCTCATTTTTGTCTACTGGTGTTGAGAGGGTTCAAATTTCCAGACACGGAAGCCTTCCTGAAATGTGAATCACTGAACTGAAGACTCCCACGCCTTTGGGAATGCACGAGGAACTGGATCTCATGGTCTTCTTATGAAAtgtcctgaaaaacaaaaaaacaacaaaacctaTTGCCAAGCATCTAAATAGACTTTCTACATTTGACCTGGGTGTTTTTCTATCATGATATAAATCAATCGACACAGAAATGACTGATCTATTTTTTGTGAGTTTGTCAAGAGGCGGTCTTTtggatatgtatatatattttctaaTACAgttttttctattcatttgaCTAATATAATTATTTGAGTAGTAGCAGCACTatgtatatttttctttgttcttttgttttccataGTGATCCTTTTGATGTGTTTGCTAAATATGTACATGGGTGAATTCAGAGCTGCAGGACTCCCTCGGGCGCTTCATCTTATAGACCCGTTTTCTGTGTATAGATTACTAAAAGTGAGAAATGTTTTCCTTGGTGTCATAGATATTGTATGTACTTTGATTTGATGCGCTGTTGCATGTGATTGTGGACACACCTCCAGCATAGCTGTGGGTTGTCATGTAACTGTAAGCTGTATTTAAGTGCTGTGTCTTGAGATACTGCAAGAATATTGCTGGTGTATTTTATCTATACACACTTGATACTTTTGCGTGAGCAGTTCATGTACAGTTGAATTATATTACAAGGCTAAAAAACCAATACATTTATCAGCTTACTATTCACTTCTGTGATACCGCTGCTAAAATAGACACAAGGAAAAAGCCCTGATATTACTGTAATCCTGATTCTGACATCATTATTgacaataatccatataatACATCATGCCATGCATCATGCACATGATCACACACCATCCTGTAATCCCCTAATGGGCCTGCAGTATTAAGTCAACATTTCCATTCAATAAGTCCAAGTAATTACCAAGTAAACACTATCTTGCTTGTTTTGGCTGCAGGTCTGGCTGGTTTGGATGCCAAATCCAGTGGTCGCCTGGGCACCAGAGCTATGGTCTATTACATGACCACCACTATTATTGCTGCTATCCTGGGAGTCATCCTGGTGTTAGTCATTCACCCTGGCAACCCCAAACTGAAGGAGGGGCTGGGCGAGGGCCAGAAGAACGATGACGTGTCCAGCTTGGATGCCTTCTTTGATCTGATCAGGAACCTGTTCCCAGAGAACCTGGTGCAGGCTTGTTTCCAGCAGGTACTGGAGGATGGCAATTACAAGACAATACACATACACCTTGATCATCGACAGTTGAGTGGCCTTGTGTCATAGGGGACATCATATCTCATCATCGGTATCTTTTCCTCCTTGAACTCAGATCCAGACAGTCACAAAGAAGGTAGAGCTGGATGTTGTGGAGGAAATCAATGCCACCAGTGTGGAGGGCCTGGTGGCCAACATTACCAAGGCGCCTCAGTTCGCCGTCAAAAAGTCCTTGCAGTTCAAAAGTGGCATGAACGTCCTGGGTATGTAACCAAACAAAGACACTCACAACTTATAAATGACTAACATTAAACCAGACTAAACCAGTCGAcggccatgctagcagctctgtgaggctgtactttggCACatcagtgctttgagctaaacgcTAATATCAGCATGTGTCAGTTTTagcatgttcaccatcttagtttagcattttagcatgctaacatttgcagtAAACGCAAAGTAGCTGACACCGAAATTTCATTAATTTTCCAGGTATCATCATAAaccaatgaaagaaaaaaaaaatgttttacctgatgatgaaaagttcaaggtccagtgtgtaggatgtTGGGGGATCCGTTGGCAGATATAATACTCATTATTATGTTATCATTAGCGTATAGTAGATGTAGTAGATGTCTACAGAGGGTGCGGGTCCTGTTCCACAGAGtatgccatgttgcaccgcctttttacagtagcccagaatggacaaaccatACACTGGCTCGAGAGGGTTTTTTGCGTTGTTCAAGTTTTTAGAGGCCACCATAGGGCAGTGTGAGATGAGGCGTGTTCAGTTAGTTGCAATCTAAATGCCATTAAAAACTgcacactgaacctttaaggGATCACGATCCTTTGAGTATGAAGTCTCATGGAAATACATCCAATAGTTACGAGACATTTTACTCAAAAGGGGAACCATGGATGTCAACTGTGTGCCAATCCATGGGAGACGTTTCTCAGGATAAGTGAAAACTTTGAAAGGAAGTCAGGGAAtgaccaaagtcattaggacTCTCTTGGCATCATGAATATGtctaccaaatttcatggcaattcatCGAATAGATCTcgagatatttcagtcttgaCTAAAGTTGGGGACTGGCCAACGGACATTGCCATCGCTAATAAAAGCTACATTTGCAATATGACATTTACAGTGATTCAAACATCTGGacaaaaccaaatgtttttggTTGTAAAACTTTTCATCTCTGAATACTAATTCCCTCACGCTGAAGTCATCTCATCTGTCCACACTGGTCTCCAGAGTTTGATACATCTATGATTTTCTGTCACAGGTCTGATTGGTTTCTTTATTGCATTTGGCATCTGCATGGGCAAGATGGGAGAGAAGGCCAGACTCATGATTGAATTCTTCAGCATCCTCAATGAGATTGTGATGAAACTTGTCATCCTGATCATGTGGTTGGTATCACTTAAGAATCTCATTGACTCATTTTTAAAACTCATTTGATCGCTTTGAGTCAGAAATAACTGATAATGCCGAGTTATTTCTCAAGTCAttccaacattttaaaagatttataATCTTTTATGTGAAGTGGAATTTGTGTTCTGACAAATTCTTTGTCGTCTGTGTTCAAAGctaaatttaaagaaataacaaaagcTTTTTCATCTCCTCAGGTACTCTCCCTTCGGTATCGCCTGTCTCATCTGTGGTAAGATCATCTCCATCAAGGACCTGGAGGTGGTGGCCAGGCAGCTGGGGATGTACATGGTCACTGTGATTGTTGGCCTCATCATCCATGGAGCTATCTTCCTGCCCAGCATCTACTTTGTCATCGTCAGGAAAAACCCCTTCACCTTCTTCCTGGGAATCTTCCAGGCCTGGATCACTGCTCTGGGAACAGCCTCCAGGTCAGCAACCCAAATTAATAGATAGTTGTTTCCTGATTTGTATGCAATTCATTGCAAAGTTACAACCTACCTTCTCCTGCTTGTCCCTGCAGTGCTGGTACACTGCCTGTCACCTTCCGTTGTCTGGAGGAGAACTTGGGTATTGACAAAAGAGTCACTCGTTTCGTGCTCCCGGTCGGCGCCACCATCAACATGGATGGAACTGCTCTGTATGAGGCCGTTGCAGCCATCTTCATTGCCCAAATGAATGGTATCCAGCTGGACCCTGGTCAGATTGTCACCGTCAGGTCAGGACACACTCGTGATAGTATCTTTGAACTTCAGACGCGTCAGGTTTTATTAGTTGAtgtcatttacactgttaaaaGCCTGTATTTACGATATGATctaatttaaaggagacctatcatgcctttcatttttttcctttacttaAGTGGACattgtaaaaggtcttgaaagt
This sequence is a window from Pagrus major chromosome 8, Pma_NU_1.0. Protein-coding genes within it:
- the LOC141001181 gene encoding excitatory amino acid transporter 2-like, giving the protein MYIALTSTPTEMNANSMPKQVEVRMHESHLEPIEARPQSKCAKICSKLFKNLLLTLTVLGVILGAVSGMLLRVASPIHPDIVMVIAFPGDILMRMLKMLILPLIISSLITGLAGLDAKSSGRLGTRAMVYYMTTTIIAAILGVILVLVIHPGNPKLKEGLGEGQKNDDVSSLDAFFDLIRNLFPENLVQACFQQIQTVTKKVELDVVEEINATSVEGLVANITKAPQFAVKKSLQFKSGMNVLGLIGFFIAFGICMGKMGEKARLMIEFFSILNEIVMKLVILIMWYSPFGIACLICGKIISIKDLEVVARQLGMYMVTVIVGLIIHGAIFLPSIYFVIVRKNPFTFFLGIFQAWITALGTASSAGTLPVTFRCLEENLGIDKRVTRFVLPVGATINMDGTALYEAVAAIFIAQMNGIQLDPGQIVTVSLTATLASVGAASIPSAGLVTMLLILTAVGLPTQDISLLVAVDWLLDRFRTSVNVVGDSYGAGIVYHMSKAELEELDAHTAKSDDIEMMTKTQSYYDDMKNHHENNSNQCVLTATATATTTATATANNSVVVDECKVTSATNGSAAECTLVEEEPWKHE